The Polyangiaceae bacterium genome includes a region encoding these proteins:
- a CDS encoding FixH family protein, producing the protein MRWALLLVLSVISVAGCSDESESGGSGGQGGASCAGDTFSAGLQRTGKSGKLTVTLESADPAPPQKGDNRWTIRVTDPAGAAISDATVTVTPFMPEHGHGTSVQAVVTPKSDGRYELFPVNLLMPGKWEITLDVGLPGGQSDSVVYTFCVEG; encoded by the coding sequence GTGCGCTGGGCGTTGTTGCTCGTCCTGTCGGTGATCTCCGTCGCTGGCTGCTCCGACGAGTCCGAGAGCGGCGGCAGCGGCGGGCAAGGCGGCGCCTCCTGCGCCGGCGACACCTTCAGCGCCGGGCTCCAGAGGACCGGCAAGAGCGGCAAGCTGACGGTCACGCTGGAGTCCGCGGATCCGGCGCCGCCGCAGAAGGGCGACAATCGCTGGACCATCCGCGTGACCGACCCGGCCGGGGCGGCGATCTCGGACGCGACCGTCACGGTCACGCCCTTCATGCCCGAGCACGGGCACGGCACCAGCGTGCAGGCGGTGGTCACCCCGAAGAGCGACGGTCGCTACGAGCTGTTCCCGGTGAACCTCCTGATGCCGGGCAAGTGGGAGATCACGCTCGACGTCGGCCTGCCCGGTGGGCAGAGCGACAGCGTGGTCTACACCTTCTGCGTCGAGGGCTGA